From Arachis hypogaea cultivar Tifrunner chromosome 3, arahy.Tifrunner.gnm2.J5K5, whole genome shotgun sequence:
AGGCTTGGGTCAAGCACACAGTTCTCGCTCCCATATACAGCAGCTTGAACACTTGCCATCAGTTTTGCTATCTCCCTTCCAGAAAATCCTTCGGTTTTAGCTGCCGCTTCCTTTATGATATCATCAGTCAATCCTTTAATTTCTATCTTTTGCGGGTTTCCTTTGAACAAGCTTTGAATTGAACCCGACTTCCTCGATCCGGCTTGGGCTATGTACTTGTCCAAATAGAGCTTAAGAAGTTTAAAGCGCTCTCCTTCCCCAGGTAAGGGGAATTCCAAGACCTCATCAATTCGATCTGCCACAGCTGAATCAAGATCACCTGGTCGATTTGTGGCAAGTGCAAGGACTATGTCTTTAGACTGGTCACCAGTTCGGAAGAGAAGAGCATTTAGTGCACTTCTTTGTGCTTCACTCATATAGGTCTTGTTCCGCCTGCAAAGTTGATTGAGTGCAAACAATTGTCAGGAAAACAATGATAATAACTAATAATCTCCCTCTACCAAATCTTCTGCTCACttaaaaaaagaaagacaaaaacaGTATTCTCTTGCAAACTGGACACATTTATGTGGCTATAGACAttaggaaaaataattaattgaagtTGGAAGCAGCATTGCTTACTCGCACAGAAATGCATCGGCTTCGTCAATGAAAAGCAATAAACCCTTTTTTGATTTCTTAGCCCAATCAAACAACTGGTGTATTTTTGTTACAGCCTGTGATCCCAGTGGAGCAACATCTCCTCCAGTCATCAATGCATAATCTAACCCCTACataaaattgaaagagaaacagaaaaCCACAATTAATTCAAAAGGAAAGAATTCCAGGGGATAAAATAATGAGCACAGAAAGTCAACTTATTTCTTGTGACCTATGGATGAGAAAAGTAGATGATATTTAACACTTCAATAGGATGACAAATATAGTTACGAGTAAAATATCATACAGATTTACGAGCCAATTCTCTAGCAGCCATTGTCTTCCCAGTTCCTGGAGGGCCATAGAAAAGCATGTTTCTGAATGGTGCTTGATGTGCTTTTGTATTTGCCGTTGCAGACGACAGCTGCTCAATCCGTTTTTGAAGTGAAGGATGCAAAATTACATCACCAAAACCATTTCCATTTTTCGAAGTTGCATCACTACGACGAGACAGGGAGCTCATGGCCCGGGAAAACACACCAGACCAAGGGTATTTCCCTCTGGATGACTCTCGGATCAATGATGGTTGTCCCAAAATTCTATCCACATATCCCCAAATAACCCGTGCACCTTCCCTGTATTGAACAAGAATGACCAGCACAAGCCATTACTTCAGTGACAGCAacttaaaaaatcatatcttaaGTCATTATGAATATTACTAAGACCTAGCATGCAGATGACAGTACGTTACAAGTTACTATGAGAAAGAAGGAATCCATTGATGTGGAAAgtgggaaaaaaaaataaaaatagaagtacTTAAGGTTGATGATATCTAAAAGTGAAGGCTGTGCAATATCACAAAGGTATTAATTTAAGACCTACACCAGTTCTAAGTATTTCTGCATTTGTGTGAGTATTATATCTAATATAAAGAGATATTTAAACATGTTTCTAAAGCTCCCAAGTCAAACTTCAAACTTCCTGATGAAGGTAAAAATATCTGTAACTACACACAGAAACGGTATAGTACCAAATGCATCCACAGAGGAAAACCTTTAGCTGAAATACATACCATAGTACTTATGCTTCACATGTCAAGTTTTGGCCTTACAACATTGAAGCAGAGAAAAAGATTCATCTTTCATcagtaaaataataatattcgGGAGTTTTTTCGTTCTTAGCTAATATATTGATAAGTGGTAACTGACAATTGGCACATGAAACCAAGGCCAAAATCCATCAGTCAACCATTCGGTGAGACAGATTGACCAGTTTAGGTTGAGTTttagaaaaagaataaaacaaaGGAGCATGGTAAAGAAATTTTACTAATAACCAATACGAACATAATTGAGCAGATGGAAACAGACGTGAAATGCATGCCATGCCAACTGTAAGCTTCTAAGAAATCCTAAAAGGGATCCTTAAATTTATGAGGAATTAATTGCACATTCCAAGTTTGCTGAATGATCTATACCTCGTTGTGTAGACCCCAGCTGCGAGGGCAGTCACTCCACCAACTGCTACAACCAACTTGTTTTGATCTGTTAGAATGGCTTTCAATCCCCCTGCGGAAGATATATCAAGTGTTCATGTTCAGGGTTATAAGTAGTCTATAAATCTAAAACCACAAATGCACAGAGACATTCATGCATCTGGGGGAAATGTACCTCCAATATGTTCAAAAGTAGTATTGATGGCAGCGACCCATTTTTCTCGCTCTGCATTAGCACGATCTACTAGCATTCGCCTGTTGACCTCTTCAGCTAGCTTTGCTTCATGTGCTCTTCCTTCCGCTTCTGCCATAGCCCTTACTCTGATTGTTTCACGTTCGATCTCAGCCTTCTCTCTTTCAGTTTGCCTCCGTTGTGCTTGAATCTGTTCTTCTGTTGCACGTCGAGCTTGCTCCTGTCTGATTGAtgattcttcttgcatttttactaACTCTTGATTCCTAGCTCTCTGGTACTCATTTTCTGCCtgacaataacaataaaataatgaGAAACACTGCATCACCACATAAAATAAACACATATAAATTCCCCGAATTTCAGAAGGTTTAATACCTGCATCCTCTTCCTTGCCAATTCATCCTCATATTTAGCAATCTGGGATTTAGTTTGTGCTTGATGCTGGGATAGCTTTTTTTGTTCATCATATATAATCCTTTGTCTCTCCTGCGATACAAGCAAATAACAAAATACACACAAAACAAAGGACAAAGCAAAAGATTAAACATGAATATTCAACTATCACAGACAGCTTCAGTTTACTATACCTAAACATTAATCATtccaattaaaataaagtaaactaGAACACGTCACGATGATCAACTTACAATTTCGTGTTGTGCTTTCATTTCCTTAAACTCTGCCACCTTTGCAGCCAATTCAGCTTGCTTTGTCTCCTCTTGTTTTTTTATAACATCAAAAACCtttttttaaagacaaaaaacACAACATATCAATTACATAAACAACTACATAAAAGccagattaaaattaaaaaaaagggcaTTATAACAAACACCCCCAGTGCAAAGTCCGAACCTTTTTGCCATGGGGAGATGAGGAAATCTCCTTGAGTGCCTTGACACCTCTCTCCAGAGCCTCAGGATCAAACCCAGCAGAAGTGGTCCTAGGATGGTCATTTCGAACCTTAGGCTGCGGCGGCGGCGCCTCCGGCGGCGATTTTCCATCGGAAGGAGGAGGCGGTTGTGGCGGTTGTTGGGGAAGGTTGGTGAAGGGAAAGTTAAAAGGGCCATCAGCATAAGAAGCAGTGTGGTTTTGAGAGAAACCAGCTGCGGCTGCTATGGCTGACAACAAACCCGCCGCATAGGTTGTTTTCGCCATTTTGTTCGATAATTCGGAAAATGAGAATGAAAAGCAAAAAGGGGGAAGAAGGTTTAACACAAAAAGATGAGGTTTTTAAGTGTTAGCTTCCATGGGAATGAAAAAAGAAGAGAGCTTTCGGTTTTTCATTTCAGGGGTTTTGGTAGGGTTTCCGAGTTTTTGCTTTTCTTGCACAGCAAACACGGAGTGGCGGGTAAGGATTCGGTTTCGATTTGGGGATCCGACCCGGAAACGGCTTAACAAACCTTAAACATGTTACAAGACCTAattgaacaaaagaaaaaaaattcaccaACTaacatttaaataattaaaatctaTTAAACTGTTAATTTTGGTTGGATTCATTTATTGTAAAATTCtacaaaaaaatgttatttttgaacacgcacaaaaaagaaaattttaattagtcACAAATAAAATCACCTATATAGTTGTGAGACTTGCTTACAATCTTAATTATGGCTTCCTTTATTATACATGTATTATTTTACAAAACTATAATGCCATATAGTTAAACAAATAAATGGTAAATTTTCTTTTACCAAATTAAGTAATCACTACTTCCTTCTtttcatatattaaaaaaaagatttaatgaTGTTTAAGTGAAAAAACATTCTTCGAATATAAAAATGTGTTGGTAAGCTTTTTCTCCTAACATGTGATACTTTGTATTCTGATTTATTATAACGATTTTGAAAATGGTCAAAGAACTTTCATTGAAAAGATAACtaagtatattaaaaataaatattccaCTAATGtcctttataaaaaataaattatatattgtcaTCTCATATAAAATATGTTTGAATTTAGTTGAattagaccatctccagtagaAAACTCATCCCAATTCCTGTTTATggtccacctgtcataaaaagtaactccacatcagtttttacgtcataaacaataaataggaactcaaagcatctctctcttctccattaggaggaactaactttaatccctgttgtggtcccacttaattaattaattaaaatacttgtaattaatgtaattaattttttttaataatgtaatttaaatatttaaatttaaaataattcactattaaaagatattaatattaaataaattcatatataacaataatacacaatagaTAATTCGGggttacactaatttgtaaaattacttaatacaaagaaaaacataattaaactctatagttgacgacaagcattgtgaaattgccaTATATGTTCAATCAAGTCTTCATTCAATTGTCTATGCTGCTGCCTATTTCGAAGTTGggcatttctttggagaaattgatggtatggtgcaaaatcttcctctcccagctgaggttgtgataagtcattttcaacatcatcatactctaagccttgagcaaaatttcctgcatagctgtctctttcatcctcaacaatcatattatgcaatataatacaagctctcattatgttGACAAGCTTTTTCTTTTCCCAACAATCATATCATACATCTGTGATTTTCCCTTATCTCTTcgcttgctcttctttgatctttGTGGGCGAACGGGAGAGTCCACACCGGGTTCGTCAGCCAACGGTGTTTCTGGgtttgatgaggatgagtatGCTCCAGTTGCACTAACCTTGGTTCTCTTTGAGCCACCACTCTGTGTAGGTAGTTGGCTTCTCCATTTTTGCTCCAACCGAAGCATATTCCAATGTCTCTCAAAAGGGAACTTTTGACCATAATTTGTGGAATAAAGTTTATAAGCCAACTCCTTTATATCATCAGCGTTCGAACCACTCCTTATGTTTCGACTAACTTGATTGTAGCAACTAGCAAATTGTGCAACAGCCTTGTTGATCTTATACCATCATTTCTTACATGCAACTACCCCCTTGTCATGTCGGTGCAAAATTCTACACAGTAGCTATGAATTCGACTCCAAAATGTTTTCCCCTTTTGATCGGTACCAACTACAGGGTCAGTTGAAACATTTAACCATCCACTGATCAGCATCTCATCCTCTTTCCAATGCCAGTGTTGAATACTATCTTGCCTCCGatcttcaatatcatcatcattaaggTCGATAGATTTAATCCACGAGGGTTGGCAAAATCTGAATATTGCGAATTTGGACTAGATTGTATAGGAGTCTGAGAGGATgggttagaagagccaccaacaccaGATGAGTTATGTCTTGATGCACTGAATTGAGTTGGAAACGGCAAGGAAGTTGGAGTAACATTTCCGATAGAGGGGTTAAATATGGACGAAAATAGAAAATggggtgtttgtgaattttgattttgcgCTTGGAATATAGGAAACTGATTATTATAAggagtttgaaaattaaaattagaaagattttgtggatttggattttgaaatgaaTTTGGTAGTGTCaagttttgatttggaacttgagagtttgaggtttgagattgttgggtatttgaaatttgaggaaagttttgtaagtaattgaagaaagagttgagttagtttggatccattttttcgaacaaaaaataatagtagcAAAATTTTGATTTcgtaaacttggaagaagataaagaagagtaGTAGATAGTGTGAGAATAGGAGTGtatctaagtggtatatatagagtaacaaaatattaatttattaataataacggtaacataataacggctagttttgcaacagCTAATTTTACAACGGCTAGTTTTACAAcggctaatttaatataataatataaatataaataatatttaatattgattattatataaataattaatataaattattaattaaataaataattaattatttaatctaattaattattataattattaataaattaattataatttaattacttaattaaattattatttaaataattaatataatttattaattaaataaaattataattatttaatttaattaactattataattattattaaatttaattttatttaattatttaatataattatttattataatttaattatttaatataattatttatttaattataattttatatatatttatttaaaaggtAACTTGCCATGGGTTATGTTTGAGTCCCTGCTCAGAGGGACTTTTCTGCCTTGGCTTCCGTGAGGGAACTCATCTCTCCTTCTCCAACGGTAAATTTCACCGTGGGTCAGTTGAAACATTTAACCATCAACTGATCAGCATCTCATCCTCTTTCCAATGCCAGTGTTGAATACTATCTTGCCTCCGatcttcaatatcatcatcattaaggTCGATAGCATTTAATCTACGAGGGTTGGCAAAATCTGAATATTGCGAATTTGGACTAGATTGTATAGGAGTCTGAGAGGATgggttagaagagccaccaacaccaGATGAGTTATGTCTTGATGCACTGAATTGAGTTGGAAACGGCAAGGAAGTTGGAGTAACATTTCCGATAGAGGGGTTAAATATGGACGAAAATGGAAAATGGGGTGTTTGTGAATTTTTATTTTGCGCTTGGAATATAGGAAACTGATTATTATAAGGagcttgaaaattaaaattagaaagattttgtggatttggattttgaaatgaaTTTGGTAGTGTCaagttttgatttggaacttgagagtttgaggtttgagattgttgggtatttggaatttgaggaaagttttgtaagtaattgaagaaagagttgagttggtttggatccatttttttgaacaaaaaataatagtagcAGAACTTTAATTTcgtaaacttggaagaagataaagaagagtaGTAGATagtgtgagaatagaagtgtatctaagtggtatatatagagtaacaaaatattaatttattaataataacggtaacataataacggctagttttgcaacagCTAATTTTACAACGGctagttttaattatttaatataattatttaaataattatttaatataattatttattataattttattatttaatataattatttatttaattataattttatatatatttatttaaaaggtAACTTGCCATGGGTTATGTTTGAGTCCCTGCTCAGAGGGACTTTTCTGCCTTGGCTTCCGTGAGGGAACTCATCTCTCCTTCTCCAACGGTAAATTTCACCGTGGGTCAGTTGAAACATTTAACCATCAACTGATCAGCATCTCATCCTCTTTCCAATGCCAGTGTTGAATACTATCTTGCCTCCGatcttcaatatcatcatcattaaggTCGATAGCATTTAATCTACGAGGGTTGGCAAAATCTGAATATTG
This genomic window contains:
- the LOC112789296 gene encoding uncharacterized protein, which produces MAKTTYAAGLLSAIAAAAGFSQNHTASYADGPFNFPFTNLPQQPPQPPPPSDGKSPPEAPPPQPKVRNDHPRTTSAGFDPEALERGVKALKEISSSPHGKKVFDVIKKQEETKQAELAAKVAEFKEMKAQHEIERQRIIYDEQKKLSQHQAQTKSQIAKYEDELARKRMQAENEYQRARNQELVKMQEESSIRQEQARRATEEQIQAQRRQTEREKAEIERETIRVRAMAEAEGRAHEAKLAEEVNRRMLVDRANAEREKWVAAINTTFEHIGGGLKAILTDQNKLVVAVGGVTALAAGVYTTREGARVIWGYVDRILGQPSLIRESSRGKYPWSGVFSRAMSSLSRRSDATSKNGNGFGDVILHPSLQKRIEQLSSATANTKAHQAPFRNMLFYGPPGTGKTMAARELARKSGLDYALMTGGDVAPLGSQAVTKIHQLFDWAKKSKKGLLLFIDEADAFLCERNKTYMSEAQRSALNALLFRTGDQSKDIVLALATNRPGDLDSAVADRIDEVLEFPLPGEGERFKLLKLYLDKYIAQAGSRKSGSIQSLFKGNPQKIEIKGLTDDIIKEAAAKTEGFSGREIAKLMASVQAAVYGSENCVLDPSLFREVVDYKVAEHQQRRKLAGADKASA